One Micavibrio aeruginosavorus ARL-13 genomic window carries:
- a CDS encoding DUF6176 family protein, giving the protein MRSAPLQIRCIRIRLKQGSMRAIKEWETFLKTHKNDVMHTLKAEGVLLESVFLEKSGADNYLIYIMACPDFEHARETAKESKNIVDEFHKKFKQDWWEDSEELEPLIFFYNDQSSQGTKI; this is encoded by the coding sequence ATGAGATCCGCACCGCTGCAAATCCGCTGCATTCGCATTCGGCTTAAGCAAGGAAGCATGCGCGCCATAAAAGAATGGGAAACATTCCTAAAAACCCATAAAAATGACGTGATGCACACATTAAAAGCCGAAGGCGTTTTACTGGAATCCGTCTTTTTGGAAAAAAGCGGTGCGGATAATTATTTAATCTACATTATGGCCTGCCCCGACTTTGAGCACGCACGAGAAACTGCAAAAGAAAGCAAAAATATCGTCGACGAGTTTCACAAAAAATTTAAGCAGGATTGGTGGGAAGATAGTGAAGAGCTTGAGCCCTTGATTTTCTTTTACAACGACCAAAGCTCACAAGGCACAAAAATATAA
- the coaD gene encoding pantetheine-phosphate adenylyltransferase produces MNPSLEAAKHRVGVYPGTFDPMTKGHLHIIQRASKIVDRLIIGVASNVRKGPLFSIDERIDLVKTDIANMHDKYCDIDVRPFDNLLIDFARDAGASCIIRGLRAVSDFEFEFQMTGMNAKLNPDIETVFLMASDKWQFVSSSFVKEICSLGGDVSGVVTPNVEARMKAKFGLK; encoded by the coding sequence ATGAACCCCAGCCTAGAGGCCGCCAAACACCGCGTCGGCGTTTACCCCGGCACATTCGACCCGATGACCAAAGGTCATTTGCACATTATTCAACGCGCCAGCAAGATTGTTGACCGTTTGATCATTGGCGTGGCATCCAACGTGCGCAAGGGACCGTTGTTCAGCATTGATGAACGCATTGATCTGGTCAAAACCGACATTGCCAACATGCACGATAAATATTGCGACATTGATGTGCGTCCATTCGACAACCTCTTGATCGACTTCGCCCGCGATGCCGGGGCGTCGTGCATTATCCGGGGCTTGCGGGCCGTATCCGACTTTGAATTCGAATTTCAGATGACGGGCATGAACGCCAAGCTGAACCCGGACATTGAAACCGTGTTTTTGATGGCCTCGGACAAGTGGCAATTCGTGTCCTCATCCTTTGTGAAGGAAATCTGCTCGCTGGGCGGGGATGTGTCGGGCGTGGTTACACCGAATGTTGAGGCCCGGATGAAAGCCAAATTTGGCCTGAAATAA
- a CDS encoding NUDIX domain-containing protein, producing the protein MAKHTAPQVAGRALIVDRGRLLLVRGDGDGSFWTLPGGRADLGEDIKSCVRREVYEETGLTITVGDLYAVSEYYDPAAAHHTLQAHFICAIAAGEIQDSWVDHGGSVEEVRFFTHAELMELPIVFPDFLRNGEWNNGPVPVRYMGMDIKE; encoded by the coding sequence ATGGCCAAACACACCGCGCCACAAGTTGCCGGACGGGCCCTGATCGTTGATCGGGGCCGTCTGCTTTTGGTGCGGGGGGATGGGGATGGCTCGTTCTGGACTCTGCCGGGTGGGCGGGCCGATTTGGGCGAGGATATTAAATCCTGCGTCCGACGCGAGGTGTATGAGGAAACGGGTTTAACCATCACCGTCGGTGATTTATACGCCGTATCCGAATATTACGACCCCGCGGCCGCGCACCACACGCTCCAGGCGCATTTTATTTGCGCGATCGCTGCGGGTGAGATACAGGATTCATGGGTTGACCATGGTGGCAGCGTTGAGGAAGTTCGTTTTTTCACCCATGCCGAGCTGATGGAATTACCAATCGTGTTCCCCGATTTCTTGCGGAACGGGGAATGGAACAACGGGCCGGTACCGGTCCGCTACATGGGAATGGATATTAAGGAGTAG
- the gyrA gene encoding DNA gyrase subunit A codes for MTDTATQDPILPTISLEDEMKKSYLDYAMSVIVSRALPDVRDGLKPVHRRIFFAMKEGGYTSDKSYKKSARIVGDVMGKYHPHGDSAIYEAMVRMAQEFSLRLPLIDGQGNFGSMDGDPAAAMRYTEARLAKAAEALLDDIDKDTVEFRPNYDESTMEPTVLPARVPNLLVNGAGGIAVGMATNIPPHNLGEVIDACCAYVANPDVTTEDLMAYIHGPDFPTGAQILGRMGIKSAYMTGNGSIMMRAKCSIEDMRDKREAIIVHEVPYQVNKGRLLERLGEVGREKIVEDMAEIRDESDRDGVRIVIELKKNAIADVVLNQLYKHTQLQTSFPCNMVALNHGRPQTLLLRDFISAFVKFREEVITRRTIYELGKARDRAHVLAGLAVAVANIDEIIAVIRNAPNPGVAKEELLAKRWPAGDVAPLIALIDDPEYLVDDAGTYQMSEIQAKAILDLRLHRLTGLERDKIGDELKEITDAIAEYLAILGSREKLLQVLTNELIEVKTKFGTPRRTEIVNAEFEEDIEDLIQREEMVVTITNSGYAKRVPLDTYRAQRRGGKGRSGTGLKDEDFVTDLFVASTHTPLLCFTSRGIVHKLKVWQLPLGTPQARGKALINMLPLEEGENISVIMRLPEDEEIWDTMDIIFATSKGNVRRNKLSDFRSIRSNGLIAMKLEEEGEKLISVKIAREDDDILLATRLGKAIRFPVDDVRVFSGRTSTGVRGVKLAKDDDEVISMSILTHVEATADERTAYLKMANKLRGADEEGVEFEGGDIQLSESRFKELQEKEQFLLTVTAKGFGKRTSAYEYRLSGRGGQGVTNMALTAKNGGEMIATFPVTDEHEVMLVSDAGQLIRMPVHDVRFTGRSAQGVTLFKVADGEKVVSVAWLIREEGDDAAIDGDVVTPANDTDAPVEE; via the coding sequence ATGACCGATACCGCGACCCAGGATCCGATTCTCCCGACCATTTCCCTCGAAGATGAGATGAAGAAATCCTACCTCGATTACGCGATGAGCGTGATCGTGTCCCGTGCGCTGCCCGATGTGCGCGACGGTTTGAAGCCGGTTCACCGCCGTATCTTCTTCGCGATGAAAGAGGGCGGGTACACGTCCGATAAATCCTACAAGAAATCGGCGCGTATCGTCGGTGACGTCATGGGTAAATACCACCCGCACGGCGACTCCGCAATTTACGAAGCCATGGTTCGTATGGCGCAGGAGTTTTCTCTGCGCCTGCCGCTGATCGATGGTCAGGGTAACTTTGGTTCCATGGACGGCGACCCGGCTGCGGCGATGCGTTATACCGAAGCGCGTCTGGCCAAGGCTGCCGAAGCGTTGCTGGACGATATCGACAAGGACACGGTTGAATTCCGCCCCAACTACGACGAATCCACGATGGAGCCGACGGTGCTGCCCGCGCGCGTTCCGAACCTGCTGGTGAACGGGGCCGGCGGTATTGCTGTGGGTATGGCCACGAACATTCCGCCGCATAACCTTGGCGAAGTGATTGATGCGTGTTGTGCCTATGTTGCAAACCCGGATGTGACGACCGAAGATTTGATGGCCTACATCCACGGGCCGGATTTTCCGACAGGTGCGCAAATTCTGGGCCGTATGGGCATTAAATCCGCCTACATGACCGGTAACGGCTCGATCATGATGCGGGCGAAATGCTCGATCGAGGATATGCGCGACAAACGCGAAGCCATCATCGTGCACGAAGTGCCGTATCAGGTGAACAAGGGCCGCTTGCTCGAACGCCTGGGCGAAGTGGGCCGCGAAAAAATCGTCGAGGATATGGCGGAAATTCGTGATGAATCCGACCGCGACGGTGTTCGTATTGTGATCGAGCTGAAGAAAAACGCCATCGCCGATGTGGTGTTGAACCAGCTGTATAAACACACTCAACTGCAAACGTCGTTCCCGTGCAACATGGTGGCCTTGAACCATGGCCGCCCGCAAACCTTGCTGCTGCGCGATTTTATTTCCGCCTTCGTGAAATTCCGCGAAGAGGTCATTACCCGCCGCACGATTTACGAACTGGGCAAAGCCCGTGACCGCGCCCACGTTTTGGCTGGTCTGGCTGTGGCGGTTGCGAATATCGATGAAATCATCGCCGTGATCCGTAATGCGCCGAACCCGGGCGTGGCAAAGGAAGAATTGTTGGCCAAACGCTGGCCGGCGGGCGATGTCGCGCCGCTGATCGCCTTGATCGACGATCCGGAATATCTGGTGGATGATGCGGGCACGTATCAAATGTCCGAAATTCAGGCCAAAGCCATTCTGGACCTGCGCCTGCACCGTTTGACCGGTCTGGAACGTGACAAGATTGGTGATGAACTGAAAGAAATCACCGATGCGATTGCTGAATATCTGGCCATTCTGGGCAGCCGCGAAAAACTGCTGCAGGTCTTGACCAACGAATTGATCGAGGTCAAAACGAAATTCGGTACGCCGCGCCGCACGGAAATTGTGAATGCGGAATTCGAAGAAGATATCGAAGATTTGATTCAGCGTGAGGAGATGGTGGTGACCATCACCAACAGCGGCTACGCCAAACGCGTTCCGTTGGATACCTACCGCGCGCAACGCCGTGGCGGCAAGGGCCGCAGCGGAACGGGTCTGAAGGACGAAGATTTCGTCACCGACCTGTTCGTGGCCTCGACCCACACGCCGCTGCTCTGCTTCACCAGCCGCGGGATCGTGCACAAGCTGAAGGTCTGGCAATTGCCGCTGGGCACGCCGCAAGCACGGGGCAAGGCGCTTATCAACATGCTGCCGCTGGAGGAGGGGGAAAATATCTCCGTCATCATGCGTTTGCCGGAAGATGAAGAAATCTGGGATACGATGGATATTATCTTTGCGACCAGCAAGGGTAACGTCCGACGGAACAAATTGTCCGATTTCCGCTCCATCCGCTCCAATGGCCTGATCGCCATGAAGCTGGAGGAAGAGGGTGAGAAGCTGATCTCCGTCAAAATCGCCCGCGAAGATGACGATATCCTGCTGGCCACCCGTTTGGGTAAAGCCATCCGCTTCCCGGTTGATGATGTTCGCGTCTTTTCTGGCCGGACATCGACCGGTGTACGCGGCGTGAAGCTGGCCAAGGATGACGACGAAGTCATCTCCATGTCCATCCTGACCCATGTCGAGGCCACCGCCGATGAACGCACGGCCTATCTGAAGATGGCCAACAAATTGCGTGGCGCGGACGAAGAGGGCGTGGAATTTGAAGGCGGCGATATCCAATTGTCCGAATCCCGCTTCAAGGAATTGCAGGAAAAAGAACAATTCCTGCTGACCGTAACGGCCAAGGGTTTTGGCAAACGCACATCGGCCTATGAATACCGTTTGTCGGGCCGTGGTGGTCAAGGTGTGACCAACATGGCGTTAACGGCGAAGAATGGCGGCGAAATGATCGCCACCTTCCCGGTGACGGACGAACACGAAGTGATGCTGGTGTCTGATGCGGGCCAATTGATCCGCATGCCGGTGCACGACGTTCGTTTCACAGGCCGCAGCGCACAGGGCGTGACCCTGTTCAAGGTTGCGGATGGCGAGAAAGTTGTTTCCGTCGCCTGGCTGATCCGCGAGGAAGGTGACGATGCCGCCATTGACGGTGACGTTGTAACGCCTGCCAATGATACCGACGCGCCGGTTGAGGAATAA
- a CDS encoding DUF2059 domain-containing protein, with amino-acid sequence MLRFFLSAFVVFAMSVPAFAQDDMDVTKRRELALEMHKIRPAREQVSEAVNQVARNLPPADQERFIAMVDKAFDYEALEKMSVDTMVALFTTAELQAMVDYFGSPEAKAVAKKLPIYQEKLQPEIIRMLDQALADERFGNTPAPAAPASE; translated from the coding sequence ATGTTGCGCTTTTTTCTGTCCGCTTTTGTCGTTTTTGCCATGTCTGTCCCGGCCTTTGCGCAGGATGATATGGATGTGACCAAACGCCGTGAACTGGCGCTGGAAATGCATAAAATCCGCCCGGCGCGCGAGCAGGTGAGCGAAGCGGTTAACCAGGTGGCTCGTAATCTGCCCCCGGCGGATCAGGAGCGTTTTATCGCCATGGTGGACAAGGCGTTCGATTATGAGGCGCTGGAAAAAATGTCCGTTGATACGATGGTGGCATTGTTCACCACGGCGGAATTACAAGCCATGGTCGATTATTTCGGCTCGCCTGAGGCCAAGGCCGTGGCCAAAAAACTGCCGATTTATCAGGAAAAACTGCAACCGGAAATCATCCGGATGCTGGATCAGGCGCTGGCGGATGAGCGATTTGGCAACACCCCGGCCCCGGCGGCCCCGGCATCGGAATAA
- a CDS encoding HIT family protein, with protein MNPIKPTFYNAARDRMPEGMRPSPFTDRSDWLGQGELTFAVSNGFPSTVGHTLVLPRDFGTYRFTDLARDELVEHFRMFKTLTAAFNAHFKPDGYNVGWNIGFHGGQSIAHAHMHIMPRYNTVNRMHKINPLGGLVRMPFHTIPDFYNHATKSTQRALEKNVTTMMPLVARNDLAYAVNLPRDAAVARGHSVVLPHAHRKSLLDCSEGEFLAQLELALEIMAMQQAGTTPPDGYNIGWDVGRAGGQMMDRAYLHVLPRYAGDMDSPRGGIVRLIPQAAWPNSTDYYDAKNVGKDVVLKDIVTFPFDFWDSPARSNVMDLKPV; from the coding sequence ATGAACCCCATCAAGCCGACATTTTATAACGCCGCGCGTGACCGGATGCCCGAGGGCATGCGGCCCAGCCCGTTTACGGATCGGTCCGACTGGCTGGGGCAGGGGGAATTGACCTTTGCCGTGTCCAACGGGTTTCCGTCCACCGTTGGCCATACGCTGGTTCTGCCGCGGGATTTTGGCACGTATCGTTTTACCGATCTGGCACGCGATGAATTGGTGGAACATTTCCGCATGTTCAAAACGCTGACCGCCGCGTTCAATGCGCATTTCAAACCCGATGGATACAATGTGGGCTGGAATATCGGGTTTCATGGTGGGCAATCCATTGCGCATGCGCACATGCATATCATGCCGCGTTACAATACCGTGAACCGCATGCATAAAATCAATCCCTTGGGTGGATTGGTGCGCATGCCGTTTCACACCATTCCCGATTTTTACAATCACGCGACAAAATCAACGCAACGTGCGTTGGAAAAAAATGTCACCACGATGATGCCATTGGTGGCGCGTAATGATTTGGCCTATGCCGTCAATCTGCCCCGTGATGCGGCGGTGGCCCGGGGACACAGCGTGGTGCTGCCGCACGCGCACCGTAAATCCCTGCTGGATTGTTCCGAAGGCGAGTTTCTGGCGCAATTGGAGTTGGCTTTGGAAATCATGGCCATGCAACAGGCGGGCACAACGCCGCCCGATGGGTACAATATCGGGTGGGATGTCGGGCGCGCCGGCGGGCAGATGATGGACCGGGCCTATCTGCACGTGCTCCCCCGTTATGCCGGGGACATGGACAGCCCGCGTGGCGGGATTGTGCGTCTTATCCCGCAAGCCGCATGGCCGAACAGCACCGATTATTACGATGCCAAAAATGTGGGCAAGGATGTCGTGTTAAAAGACATCGTCACATTCCCCTTTGATTTCTGGGACAGTCCGGCCCGCTCCAATGTTATGGATTTAAAACCCGTCTAA
- a CDS encoding NAD(P)-dependent oxidoreductase, with protein MQKISFLGLGVMGYPMAGHLAKKSGADVTVYNRSVAKADQWLGEYQGRKALTPADAARDADLICLCVGNDDDLRQVLTGENGVADTVKAGAIIVDHTTVSADVSREMVAFFADKGVTFLDCPVSGGQAGAVNGVLTIMCGGDRAAYDKVAPIFKTVYAREMRHMGNSGAGQLTKMVNQMCIAGVLQGLAEGLSFGMKSGLDMDEVLAVISAGSAQSWQMENRGKTMVRDQFDFGFAVDWIYKDLGIALDEAKNNGANLPITAQLREFYKELSDQGFGRCDASALIKRLIS; from the coding sequence ATGCAAAAAATCTCGTTCCTTGGTCTTGGTGTCATGGGGTATCCCATGGCCGGGCATCTGGCGAAAAAGAGTGGCGCGGACGTCACCGTCTATAACCGCAGTGTGGCCAAGGCCGATCAATGGCTGGGCGAATATCAGGGGCGCAAAGCCCTGACCCCGGCAGACGCCGCACGCGATGCGGATTTGATTTGCCTGTGCGTGGGCAATGATGATGATCTGCGTCAGGTTTTGACCGGTGAAAATGGCGTGGCCGATACGGTGAAGGCCGGGGCCATTATTGTTGATCACACAACGGTGTCCGCCGATGTGTCGCGTGAAATGGTGGCGTTCTTTGCCGACAAAGGCGTGACCTTCCTCGATTGCCCCGTATCGGGCGGGCAGGCGGGTGCGGTGAATGGTGTTCTGACGATCATGTGCGGCGGTGATCGCGCCGCGTATGATAAGGTCGCGCCGATTTTTAAAACGGTGTACGCCCGCGAAATGCGCCATATGGGGAACAGCGGCGCGGGACAATTGACCAAGATGGTCAATCAGATGTGCATTGCGGGCGTGTTGCAAGGACTGGCCGAAGGGTTGTCGTTCGGCATGAAAAGCGGCCTCGATATGGACGAAGTTTTGGCCGTGATCAGCGCCGGGTCCGCCCAAAGCTGGCAGATGGAAAACCGTGGCAAGACCATGGTGCGCGACCAATTCGATTTCGGTTTTGCCGTGGATTGGATTTACAAGGATTTGGGCATTGCGCTGGACGAGGCGAAAAACAACGGCGCAAACCTGCCCATCACGGCGCAGCTGCGTGAATTTTATAAGGAACTGTCCGATCAGGGCTTTGGGCGCTGTGACGCCAGTGCGTTGATAAAACGGCTGATTTCCTGA
- a CDS encoding class I SAM-dependent methyltransferase, producing the protein MTGRSKNDISIIAYNQQAEKLADLYNAMSSPAVLPGLEPLLPECDGTTRMNALDIGCGTGRDAVWLAEKGFNVVAFDAAADMIRVAEDRKSHPAVQYMVDTLPHMRDVMALDREFNVMVMSAVWMHLSPEARKTTMRAMWDMAAPGALIYMSLRHGPSPDDRPMYKVGAGEVKRLAADVGFKATILGDDADRQGRQGVWWDYMTLRR; encoded by the coding sequence ATGACAGGCAGAAGCAAAAACGATATCAGCATTATCGCGTATAACCAGCAGGCCGAAAAACTGGCTGATTTATACAATGCGATGAGCTCGCCCGCCGTGTTGCCGGGGTTGGAGCCGTTGTTGCCGGAATGCGATGGCACCACCCGTATGAACGCGTTGGATATCGGGTGCGGCACGGGCCGCGATGCCGTATGGCTGGCGGAAAAGGGGTTTAATGTTGTGGCCTTTGATGCCGCCGCCGACATGATCCGCGTGGCCGAAGACCGCAAATCCCACCCGGCTGTGCAATACATGGTCGATACCCTGCCACATATGCGCGATGTCATGGCACTGGACCGTGAATTTAACGTGATGGTGATGAGCGCGGTGTGGATGCACTTGTCCCCCGAGGCACGCAAAACCACCATGCGCGCCATGTGGGATATGGCCGCACCGGGGGCGTTGATTTATATGTCCCTGCGCCATGGCCCATCGCCGGATGATCGTCCGATGTACAAGGTGGGGGCGGGCGAAGTGAAACGTCTGGCCGCTGATGTCGGGTTCAAGGCCACCATTCTGGGCGATGATGCCGACCGCCAGGGGCGTCAGGGCGTGTGGTGGGATTACATGACCCTGCGCCGTTAA
- the ssb gene encoding single-stranded DNA-binding protein, which produces MAGSVNKVILVGNLGNDPDVRMMQSGGKVVNLSIATSESWKDKNSGERQERTQWHRVVIFNDNLATVAERYLKKGAKVYIEGQLETRKYTDKDGQEKYTTEVVLRPYRGELTMLDSRSGGGSGFGGANDMGGGADYGSPAPARAASGGGARIDDMDDEIPF; this is translated from the coding sequence ATGGCTGGCAGCGTGAACAAGGTTATTCTGGTGGGCAATCTGGGCAACGATCCGGACGTGCGGATGATGCAGTCGGGCGGCAAGGTTGTGAACCTGTCCATCGCCACATCCGAAAGCTGGAAAGACAAGAATTCCGGCGAGCGTCAGGAACGCACCCAATGGCACCGCGTCGTAATCTTTAACGACAATCTGGCCACTGTTGCTGAGCGTTATTTGAAAAAAGGCGCGAAAGTGTACATCGAAGGCCAATTGGAAACCCGCAAATACACCGACAAAGACGGCCAAGAAAAATACACGACCGAAGTGGTCTTGCGCCCGTATCGTGGCGAACTGACCATGCTGGATTCCCGCAGCGGCGGTGGTTCGGGCTTTGGTGGCGCGAATGACATGGGTGGCGGTGCTGATTACGGTTCACCGGCGCCTGCGCGTGCGGCGTCTGGCGGCGGCGCCCGTATCGACGATATGGACGATGAAATTCCGTTCTAA